CCGTCATGCCGGGACGAAACCGCAGCAACTCGGGAATCCGGGCGAGCCTGCTCATGCGGTCAGTGCTGCTCGCCGCCGGCGCCGGAGGGCTGCCGCCCGTCGTGCTCGGCCTCACCGCCGTTGGCCGCTGCATCGTTCGCCGACCCGTCGGTGGGCGTCTTCTCGGTGATGGTCTTCGGCAGCACCGGCGGTGGGTGCGGCTGGTTGCGGAACACCTCGAGCGACCCGCCGACCTCGACGATGCCGCACAGCGCGCTCCACGACAGCATGGTCAGGTAGTCGATGAGCTCATCGGCGCTCATCCGGCGGTTCATCATCCACGAGTGCGTCGCCAGCTGCACCCCGCCGACGGTGTGATACGCCCACGGTTCGACCCCGCTGGTGTCCATCCCCGCCGCGGCCATCCGGCGCCGCAGCATCACCGCGAGCATGCGGGCGATGATCTGCTCGGAGGTCGCGATCGCGCGGTTCTTGCTGGCCGAGCTGTTGGCCATCACGAACCGGTACGGCTCGGGCTCGGCGGCGACGGTCTCGACGTAGACCCGGATGATCTCGCGGGTGAGGTCGTAGCCGTCGAGGTCTGACGACAGCGCGCGGGCCATGTTCGGGATCAGCGTGGTCTGCGCGAACCGCATCATGACCGCGGTCGTCAGGTCGTTCTTGTCGACGAAGTAGCGGTACAGCACGGTCTTGGAGACGCCGATCTCGGCAGCGATCTCGTCCATGCTGACGTTGGCGCCGCGCCGGCGGATAGCCTCCAACGTGCCGTCGACCAGCTCGTTGCGGCGCTCCACCTTGTGCTGATGCCATCGCCGCTTGCGGCCATCGGTCTTGACCGCAACCGCATCGGATTGCTGTGCCACTATCCCCGTGATCCGTTCCTTCGCCTGATCCGATAGTACGGCCGATCTTGACATCGAGTGCCGCGGCTCCGGTCGGGTCCGCCGGGCCAGTCCCGGCGGTAGCGGATGATGGAGAAGTGGCACACAGAGCGAGCGCCGGCGCGGCTCCCCCTCCGGTTCGGCGGACCAGTTTCGCGGAGGCGTTTGCCGGCGCGGACACCGCCGCCGACGCCGAACGTCGCCGCAGCCTGCGGCGCATGAAGGCGGTGGCGCTGGCGTTCCTGCTCGGCGCCACCGTGATCTTCCTGGCGTGCACCTGGCTGCAGTCGCGCGGCTCCGCCCCCGGCTGGGTGGGCTACGTGCGCGCCGCCGCCGAGGCCGGCATGGTCGGCGCGCTGGCCGACTGGTTCGCGGTCACCGCGCTGTTCCGTCATCCGCTGGGCATCCCGGTCCCGCACACCGCGATCATCAAGAAGAAGAAGGATCAGCTCGGCGCGGGTCTGGGCACCTTCGTCCGGGAGAACTTCCTGGCCCCCGACGTGGTGGCGACCAAGCTGCGCGACGCCGAGGTCGCGGGTCGGCTGGGCAAGTGGCTGTCGGAGCGCGCGCACGCCGACCGGGTCGCCGCGGAGACCGCGACGGTGCTGCGGGTGCTGGTGGAGCTGCTGCGCGACGAGGACGTCCAGCACGTCATCGACCGGATGATCGTCAAACGCATCGCCGAGCCGAAGTGGGGCCCGCCGCTCGGCCGGGTGCTGTCCAGCCTGCTGGCCGAGGGGCGACAGGAGGCGCTGCTGCAGCTGCTGGCCGACCGGGCGTTCCAGTGGGCGCTCAACGCCGGCGAGGTCATCGAACGGGTGGTGGAGCGGGATTCGCCGAGCTGGTCCCCGCGCTGGGTCGACCACCTGGTCGGCGACCGTATCCACCGCGAGCTGATCGACTTCACCGACAAGGTGCGCCGCAACCCCGAGCACGAGCTGCGGCGTTCGGCGACCCGCTTCCTGTTCGAGTTCGCCGACGATCTGCAGCACGACCCCGCCACCATCGCCCGGGCCGAGCTGGTCAAGGAACAGCTCATGGCCCGCGACGAGGTGGCCCGCGCGGCCGAGACCGCCTGGAGTGCGGCCAAGCGGATCATCCTGGAGTCGGTCGACGATCCGTCCTCGGCGCTGCGCACCCGCATCGCCGACTCGGTGGTGCGGATCGGGGAGTCGCTGCGCGACGACGCGAACCTGCGCGACAAGGTCGACGGCTGGATCATCCGGGCGGCCCAGCATCTGGTGGCCGAGTACGGCGCCGAGATCACCACGATCATCACCGACACCATCGAGCGGTGGGACGCCGAGGAGGCCAGCCGGCGCATCGAGTTGCACGTCGGGCGGGACCTGCAGTTCATCCGGATCAACGGCACCGTCGTCGGCTCACTGGCCGGGCTAATGATCTATACAATTGCCCAATTGGCCTTCTGACCTGCGCTAACTAGCGCTTGCAATAGTTAGCACCCGGGCGTACGGTAGGTGGTGCCGATACCGGCAACCCGACCTACGAGGGGGTCTCGCATGGCGCAGGACGAGAAGTTGTCCGCCGTGGTGTCCATCGCCGCGCAGGACATCGGGGCGTTCATCCGCGCACAGCGTGAGGCCGCGCAGGTGTCGCTGCGGCAGCTGGCCGAGAAGGCCGGCGTGAGCAATCCCTATCTCAGCCAGATCGAGCGGGGACTGCGCAAACCCTCCGCCGAGGTGCTCAACCAGATCGCCAAGGCGTTGCGGGTGTCGGCGGAGGTGCTCTACGTCCGGGCCGGGATCCTCGAGCCCGGCCAGGGTAACCAGGTGCGCGACGCCATCATCACCGACACCGCGATCACCGAGCGGCAGAAGCAGGTGCTGCTGGAGATCTACAACTCCTTCGTTCAACAGAACGAAGCCGACGCCGATACGGACGTATCGGACGCCTCGGACGGGTCAGCACCCGCCGAGGACGGCCCGACGGACGGCTCGACCGCCGCGGCCGGCGCCGCGGCAGAAGAGGAGGCGCCGACTGACCATTAACCGAAACCTGACCAGCTGACAACCAACCGGTG
The window above is part of the Mycolicibacterium hassiacum DSM 44199 genome. Proteins encoded here:
- a CDS encoding TetR/AcrR family transcriptional regulator — its product is MAQQSDAVAVKTDGRKRRWHQHKVERRNELVDGTLEAIRRRGANVSMDEIAAEIGVSKTVLYRYFVDKNDLTTAVMMRFAQTTLIPNMARALSSDLDGYDLTREIIRVYVETVAAEPEPYRFVMANSSASKNRAIATSEQIIARMLAVMLRRRMAAAGMDTSGVEPWAYHTVGGVQLATHSWMMNRRMSADELIDYLTMLSWSALCGIVEVGGSLEVFRNQPHPPPVLPKTITEKTPTDGSANDAAANGGEAEHDGRQPSGAGGEQH
- a CDS encoding DUF445 domain-containing protein — encoded protein: MAHRASAGAAPPPVRRTSFAEAFAGADTAADAERRRSLRRMKAVALAFLLGATVIFLACTWLQSRGSAPGWVGYVRAAAEAGMVGALADWFAVTALFRHPLGIPVPHTAIIKKKKDQLGAGLGTFVRENFLAPDVVATKLRDAEVAGRLGKWLSERAHADRVAAETATVLRVLVELLRDEDVQHVIDRMIVKRIAEPKWGPPLGRVLSSLLAEGRQEALLQLLADRAFQWALNAGEVIERVVERDSPSWSPRWVDHLVGDRIHRELIDFTDKVRRNPEHELRRSATRFLFEFADDLQHDPATIARAELVKEQLMARDEVARAAETAWSAAKRIILESVDDPSSALRTRIADSVVRIGESLRDDANLRDKVDGWIIRAAQHLVAEYGAEITTIITDTIERWDAEEASRRIELHVGRDLQFIRINGTVVGSLAGLMIYTIAQLAF
- a CDS encoding helix-turn-helix domain-containing protein — encoded protein: MAQDEKLSAVVSIAAQDIGAFIRAQREAAQVSLRQLAEKAGVSNPYLSQIERGLRKPSAEVLNQIAKALRVSAEVLYVRAGILEPGQGNQVRDAIITDTAITERQKQVLLEIYNSFVQQNEADADTDVSDASDGSAPAEDGPTDGSTAAAGAAAEEEAPTDH